The genomic region TCTGGGGTTACATGATGACGATGGGGCTTGGCTATATGGAGTACTTCCAACTGGCGGAAGATCTGAATGCCGCTCCGGTTCCAGTCATGGCTTGCGGTGTGTTATGTCAGGCAAGATCGGATTACGCTCACCCTGCGGGTGGCGCTTTAAGGGAGTATTATATCCGGAATTTTACAGACCTGATCGACTTTGCGCTCAGTACAGACTTTGAACACAACGAATGGGCAGCGGTACGAAGCCAGATGGGACATCCTGAACCGTTTGATCTTCGTTATCTGGGCGTAGGCAATGAGAACTGGGGCACTGAATTTTTTGCCAACTTCGAAGTATTCAAACGTTCGATAGATGACTACATGAAACGGAACTATCCTGATCATGAACTGCACATTATCTCGACGGTTGGTGCTCAGGCGGATGATGATGCGTACCAGGAAGGATGGAAATTCCTCAGCGGGAATCTGACCGGATCAGCTCAGGTTGCTTTTGCAGATGGCACAGAGGTGATTGAGGAGACGGTAACCTGGTATGAGAATCAGGACAATTACATGGATACTATTGCGGATGAGCACTACTATCGATCCAATGAATATTTGCTGAACAACGCGGATCGGTACAATTACTATGATCGGGCTTATCATGAAGACGGAAGTATTGATTGGAAAGAAACATCCAAAGTATTTGTGGGAGAGTATGCTTCCACGGACAAAAATACGCTGGCAGGTGCGGTTGCGGAAGCTGCGATCATGACCGGATTTGAAAATAATGCGGACGTTGTTCGCCTGGCTGCGTATGCGCCATTGTTCAATAAAGTATTGACGGATGGTACCTACCGCTGGACGCCGGACTGCATCTGGTTTGATGATGAAACGGTGTGGTATACACCGAATTATTATGTACAGCAGCTTTTTGCAAAACATGTAGGAGATCAGGTGCTTGAGACTTCATTCTCCACCTATAGCAAAGGCAAATCGTTGAATCTCATTCCGCGTGGCGGTATCGAAATTGCAACAGGTCATGCAGACATCGTAGTGAAACGAGTCACGGTGACGTCCAATGTGGATGGCAGTATGATGTTTGATGAAGATTTCAGGGAACGTACAGAGCCTAGTGAGGCATGGAGACAGATTCCTGGATCGGAAGGATACACGTTAATCGCAGGGAATGGGATCATTTTGAAGGCACAATCAAGTGGATTGAATGGATTGTACCTGCTGAATGACGAATGGAGCAACTACAAAGTGAGCGTTGAGGCTGAACGAATCTCGGGTGAGGATGGTTTTTACATCGGTGTGGGACTGATGGATATCACGCCCGAGAATAAGGATGTCATTGAGTACGCAATCAGCTACGGTGGAAATGCCACGGGAGTGAAGGTGTACAAACAAGGGATCGAAGGTTACATCTTGGGAGATTATTCATCCAGTTCGGCAGCAGGTAACCTGAGAGCGGCCAACTATGAACCACTGGAGAATGGGACCGATTATACGATCACGGTTAACTATGGTGGGGACACAGGAAAGAATCTGATCTGCTCCTATACAGACGGTCGCAATACCAGCAAGATTCTGGATTACAAGCTGGAAGCTTACAACCGTGAAGTATTCCACTCTGTGACAAAAGACGCAGGGCATGTATATGTTAAACTGGTCAATGCAGATGGTGTGGATAAATCAACCCGGATTTGCCTTCAGGATCTGAAGGTTGATGCTTCAGCCAGACTGATCACGCTTACTGGAGAAGATCATTTGGTGCATATGCCAAATGTGAATCAGAAGAATGATGAGAAAGTGATTCCCCAAGAACAGGAGATCACACTGTCCGATACATCGGTGGTGGTTAATTTAGCTGCTCATTCAGTGAATGTATTAGTTTTGGATATTCTGATTTAAATCTATAGCGTGAACAAGAGACCGCGGATATCGCGGTTTTTTGGCGTTCCAGGGGAGTGAGTCAACAAAAGATACCCAAAGTAAATAGCCCACACTATTGCGGTGATCTGGCTGCTCCTATAATAAACGTTGAAGGAGGAGTCAGCTTATGCGTTCCAACTACAAACAATTTATCCGAAACGTTCCGCTTCATCTCATGATTCTGCCTGGACTGCTCATTATTATTGTATTCGGTTACATTCCGATGGCGGGACTTTCTATTGCCTTTCAGAATTTCTCTCCCATTGCCGGATTCAAAAATATGAATTGGGTGGGTTTGGACAATTTCAGGTACCTGTTCGATCTACCGGGATTCTCGCAGGTTGTATGGAATACGGTATTTATATCGACGATGAAAATTGTTTCCGGCTTGGTAATTCCGGTACTTGTAGCCTTATTGCTCAATGAGGTTCGCAAGACAGGTTTTAAACGAACGATTCAGACCGTAATCTATATGCCTCACTTTTTCTCATGGGTTATTCTGGCGGGAATCATCGTGGATGTGTTATCTCCAAGCACCGGGATCGTTAATATGTTGTTGAAAGCTGTGGGGATTGACCCGATTCAATTTCTGGCCAGTAATGAGTGGTTCCCTTACATACTTGTTATTACAGATCAATGGAAAGAATTCGGATTTGGTACGATTATCTATCTCGCTGCCCTAACTAATATTGATAAGTCTCTGTATGAGGCCTCTGTTATGGATGGTGCAGGAAGATGGAAACAGACATGGCATATTACACTGCCAGGCATTCGCCCGATCGTAATTTTGATGGTAACGCTTAGTCTGGGTAACGTACTCAACGGCGGCTTTGACCAAGTGTTCAACCTCTATAATCCATTGGTATATGAATCAGGAGATATTCTGGATACGATGATCTACCGAATCGGCTTGCAGGATGCACAGTATTCTGTATCGACAGCGTTGGGTCTAATCAAATCTGTCGTTTCCTTCATTTTTATCGGACTTGGTTATTTCTTGGCCTATCGGTTTGCGAATTATCGGATATTCTAGAAAGGAGGCAGAATCATGCACCACGCTTCAAGAGCCTATCGGTGGTTCCTAGGGTTTAACTACGTCATCCTGACGATTCTTGCCTTGTTATGCCTGTTCCCGATTGTGAATATATTAGCGATTTCCTTTAGTTCGAGTGATGCGGTCAAAGCGGGGAGTGTCACATTCTGGCCTGTGGATTTTACATTGTCCTCCTATCAATACATTCTGGAAAATCAGCAGTTCCTGAACTCTTTCGGCACGAGCCTTCTTCGTGTAGTTCTGGGGGTTACGACCAATCTGATCTTTACGATTCTGGTAGCTTATCCGCTCTCCAAAGAGGCTGCGAAATTCCGTTCAAGAACGTTCTATGCCTGGCTTTTTGTATTCACCATGCTGTTCAGTGGAGGATTGATCCCGGGTTATCTGGTGGTTAAGGAAGCGGGGCTGTTGGATTCCATCTGGGCTCTGATTCTGCCGGGTGCCGTTCCGATCTTTAATGTGCTCCTTATGCTCAACTTCTTCAGAGGTTTGCCGAAGGAGCTTGAAGAAGCCTCCTGGATGGATGGGGCAGGACATTTTCGCACACTATGGAGCATTTATCTTCCGATCTCTCTACCAAGTATCGCAACCATTACGTTGTTCGCCATGGTAGGACACTGGAACGCCTGGTTCGATGGCATGATCTACATGAAGAGTCCAGAAGGCTATCCGCTCGCTACGTATCTTCAGTCCATGTTACAGCAGGTGACGATGATCCAGAGCGAGATGATGACGCTGGAGGATGCGACGCTCTTAAGTCAGGTATCGGATAGAACGACTCAAGCTTCCCAGATCTTTTTGTCCGTTATTCCGATCCTGCTCGTGTATCCGTTCCTGCAGCGGTATTTCGTCCATGGGCTTGTTGTCGGCAGTGTAAAGGGATAAGATCGATAGGAGGAAAAACCGTTGGGAGGAAGGAGCCGATTTCTGGCTCCTTTTTTGCAATTTAAGAGAGTGAGGAGAGGAGGAGGGAAATATTGCGATTCATCCGGGGGAGATGGAGGGAGTCATCCATTGTTGTCAAACTGATGATTGCTTTTGTACTGGTCATTCTACCCTTGTATGGGATAAGCATTATGATTACGCAAGTCAGCTCCAAACAAATGCAGACGGAGGTGGAGAAGGCGCATGAATCCAAATTGTACTTCTACCATAATCATCTGCAATTCGAATTGGAGCGAATGAGTGCGCTGGTGACCGAATTTTCATTTGATGAACCCATGTCCACGCTAAGTACACGAGCCGCGATTATGAGCAGGTATGAAGTTACGTCCAGTCTGAACAATATCCACAACAAGCTGAGTCAGATCATGGTAACGAGTCCTTACATTAGTGATGTCGTGTATTACGTTCCCGCTCTGCATAAACGGGTCAGTGCGGCGGACGGAATTCGGGACGTGGAGGATACCGAGTGGAAGAATCTGCTCGCCACGATGGGCAATCTGAATGGCGAATTATCGCATTCCAATAAAGATCTCTATTTCCTGAAAAGTAATCCATATAACATGAACCATGAGGAACCGCCCAATTTCATATTAGGAATACGCTTGTCTGCTGAAGAATTGAAACACCGATTGCAACAGCTGTCGGAAACGGGTGAAAGTGAGATTACACTGAGTTTCGGTGAACAGCAGCATGTGGTGATCTCTTCATCTGAGCAGTCTGCACCTGTAAAACCGATTCGAACTGTTTCGCCTGAACCGTCCGAGTCCATGCAAGTTACGAAGTTTCAATCTGATCCATATCTCTATTATTCATTACATGATAAGGATCACTCGTTCACGCTGACAGCCACTATTCCACAAGATGTGCTTAGGGCACCACTGGAACAATACAAATTGTGGTTATGGATGGTGACCTTTATGTCGATTGTCATCATTATCATCTTCTCGTTTTCAATTTACAGATCGATTCATCAACCTTTATCGGTACTTATTCGAGGATTCAGAATGGCAGAGCAGGGCCAGACAAGCGTACATATTCCTTCATCCAGAAGGGATGAATTCGGCTATTTGTACTCTCGATTCAACCATATGATAGAGCGCTTACATATTTTGATCGATGAGAATTATGTTGCACGGATTCGAACAAGTGAGGCAGAACTCAAACATCTGCAATCCCAGATTCAACCTCACTTTTTATACAACAGTCTGTTCAGCATCAAGCAAATGGCGGAAGTGGAGAATGTGGAGCTCATTCAGGAATTCACCGACTATCTGGGTCAATATTTCAGATACATGTCCCGGGATTCCCATAGCGAAGTATCGTTAGGGGCTGAGATTGACCATGCGCTGGTCTATGCATCGATTCAGAAAATTCGGTTTGGTTCCAGGATTCAATTGGAATTGGAGGATCTGGATGCGAGGTACAGAATGATTTCGATTCCCAGAGTCATCATCCAGCCAATCGTAGAAAATGTGTTCGAGCATGCACTTGCGAAGCGTAGTCAGGGAGGTACTCTACAGCTTTCATACCAACAAGTCCAGGGATACCTGTCCATTCGTATTGAGGATGATGGGGATCAATTAACAGATGAAACCTTGAATTACCTGCAATCTGCCTTCGAGGAAACAGAGCGGAAACATGGAAACGAAGAGATAACCGGACTCATGAATGTGAATCAGCGCTTAAGAATCAAATTCGGGGCCGCCTATGGTCTTACAGCGCAGCGAAGTGAGCTGGGTGGGTTGTGCATTCTAGTGAAAATTCCATGGAAAGGGGAGTAGCGTTATGCAGCGGATGCTTATTGTAGATGATGAACCCGTTATTTTGGATGGACTATACGCTTTCTTTCAAAAGGCGAACTTTCAAGACATGGAGATTATTAAAGCGTACTCTGCCTTTGAAGCCATCGATTGGCTGAACTCGGTCAAGATTGATATTGTACTCAGCGACATCTGTATGCCTGGTATGGATGGTATGCAATTGATCGAGCAGATTATGGATCGGTGGCCACGATGCAAGGTTCTGTTGCTGACTGGTCATAACGAATTCGATTATGCACACCAAGCCATTCGTAACCCTTGCGTTGTGGATTACCTGTTAAAGACAGAGGGAATGAGTCACATTCGAGCTGCGGTAGAACGGGCGTTAACACAGATATCGGAAGAGAATGATTTTCGCTACCAAGCTGCATGGTTTCGTAGTAAATTGCCGCGAGCGTTGCCCCAGTTACAGCGTCAACTGTTACTGGATGTGCTTAAGCGAACGGATAGACATGATATCGCTTCACTTCAGGAAGAACTGGATGCTGTACAGCTGCCTTTTGAATCCGATCAACTCGTTATTCCTGTGATTATACGGGTAGAGGAGTGGAATAACTATCAGTCTCAGGCGGATCGTAGTCTCATCCGCTATGCGGTTGCCAATGTTGCGGAGGAGCTGCTGCAAGACAAGGCTAAGGTGAAGGCGATTGATCTGGACGCTCAGGTCATCGCGTGTTTTATTCAACCGCAGGAAGAGCTTCATTCACACATGTCTACTACACAAGTGGGACGAGGGAGTCAGCTGGACAGCTGGAATCAGAGCCTTCGTTTTGTCTATGGCACACTGGAGTCCGTGCAGCAATCCTGTGCGGACTGTCTGAACCTGTCTGTATCCATCATGGTCAGCGAGCAGGCGGTAGAGTGGATCAGGGTTAATCAGGCTATTGCGCAACTACGTCTGTCGGTTCATGAGAGTCCGGGGCTAGGGATGGAGAAGCTGCTGCGTGTCAATATCCAGGACGAATTGCCTTACACGCCTAGCATTATGAATCAACAGGGTGTGGTCGTACTGCATTTGGATCAGATCAAACAGCGAATAACCTCCGGTGACTCAGAATGGATAGAGTCTTTCCACAAATGGACCGAGGCTGCGAAGGAAGGGCTTCAAGATCCGTTCTTCCGCATGAAAACGTATACGGGTGCAGCGAGTGTACTCATTGAAGCTATGCACGAATTGGGGTTGTATGAGTCGGCAATGGAAGAAATATCGCTTTCCCGAATGCTGCATTTTGACATCCATACCGCATGGTCCGATCTGGTCATCTTTTATCAATCTGCATACGAATGGATGATCTCCAAACGAAGTGATGCCCGCCTGAATGACCAGTCACAGATTCTGATTACGATCCATCATTATATCAAGCACCATCTGGAGGATGACCTCTCACTCACACGGATCGCACAGGAAGTCTCTCTTAACCCTTCTTATCTGTCGCGTTGGTACAAACGGATTACAGGCAAAGGCATATCCGACTACATCCATGACCGCAGAGTAGAGCGAAGTAAAGAGTTGCTTCTGGGTTCTTCCTGCAAAATGCATGAAATATCGGCAAAGGTTGGATTTAGCGATCAGCATTATTTTTATCGTTTCTTCAAAAAAGCAACGGGCTGTACCCCTCAAGAGTATCGGGATCAGAAAAGTTAGATCATGTCTCAAATGGTAAATCAAAGATACTAGATGTCAACGGGATACACTCGAAGTGATAGCGCTTTCTTTATAAAATAAAAATATACCTCACGGGAGGAGAAAAAAGGGGGATTCGCATGAATATATCATTCAAGAAGTTCTCATTATTAACGTTAACCATGGTGCTGGCCACCACGCTTGCAGCCTGTTCGTCTGGTGCGGGAAGTGCCGAGAATGAAGCTGAGCCGAACACACAGCAGGATGCAGGAGGACCACTTACGAAATATGACCCACCCATTAAATTGACTTCCACCATGAATGAAACGGGGAAAGAATCGCTCGCCCAAGGAGATACACACGCCAATAACATCTGGACTAGAGGGTACAAGGATGAACTTGGTATTGATGTAACGTACGAATGGATTGTTCCGGATGCCAATTATAACGATAAGATGAATGTCACGCTCGCGAGTGGTGATCTGCCGGATGTACTGAAAGTGAGCGCTGTTCAATTCGAACAACTTCATGAAGCGGGAATGCTGGAAGATCTGACCGAAGTATATGACAAGTATGCATCCGAACTGGTGAAGGAGTTCATGTCCGCTGAAGATGGAGCAGGTTTGAAACCGGTAACGAAGGATGGCAAAATATACGCCATGGTGAGCTTCCCAGGCTCGCTGGATTCCTCGGATATGATCTGGATTCGTCAGGACTGGCTGAAAAAGGTCAGTCTTGAAGCGCCCAAGTCCATGCAGGATGTCATCCAGATTGCAGAAGCCTTTACCTTCGAAGATCCAGACGGAAATGGCAAAGACGATACGTATGGCATTGCCTTGAACAAGGATTTGCCTATCAATGCGTTCTTGCTTGGCTATCATGGTTATCTCGAAACCTGGATTAAGGATGCTTCAGGTCAAGTCGTGAACGGAACGATCCAACCGGAAGTGAAAGAAGGATTGCGTGAGCTTCAGACTCTCTATCAGAAGGGGGTACTTGATCCCGAATTTGGCGTGAAGGATTTTGCTAAAATGATGGAGGATGTGAATGCAGGCAAGTCAGGCATGTTCTTCCTGCCACAATGGGCACCTTTTCAGGTTAGCAGCATGATTAAGAAAGACCAGAACATCGACTGGATGGCTTACCCGGTTCAATCGATTGATGATCAGCCAGCCAAAACACAGAATCATCTTAGTCTGGGCGGTATATTTGCCGTTCGCAAAGGCTACGAGCATCCAGAAGCGTTAGTTAAGCTGCTCAATTTCCAGGCTGAAAAAATGTTTGGTGAGTCTGCCAAGGAAGAACGGGCTGCTTATTTGAACGGACTGACGGGTCTTGGTTTTCATAATGCGACGGTCTCCAATCTGCCAGCCAACAAAAATGTGAAAGCACAGGATGAAGTAGAGCAGGCGCTCAAGACAGGAGATACGTCCGGACTGGAACTCGAAGCGAAGCTGTTCTATGACGATATTATGGATTATCGGAATGGAAATCTCGACAAGTGGCACATGGAGCGCATCTTTGGTCCAGAGAGTTCACAAGGTGTTATTAAATACTATCGGGATAATGACTTGATTGTCATGAATGAATTCATCTACGCACCAACGAGAACAATGAATACGAAGCAAGCTACACTGGATAAACTGAGAGCCGAGACGTTTCTGAAAATCATCTATGGTAACTTGTCGATAGACGAGTTCGATAACTTCGTTGCCAATTGGAAGAAACTTGGTGGAGATCAGATCACACAGGAAGTGAATGATACCATCGCTGCTAACTAATAGAATGATTGGATTCATATCATCCAAGAACGAAAAATGAGAAAATGGTGCTCTCCCCAAAGGGAGGCACCATTTTTATGCTTTTTGATCATTTGCGTTTCAATAACAGAATGCCACTGATTTCTGACGTTTTGTAGCGGTATACCACTTTGAATCCAATATCATTGTCCAGCAAGCAGTTCAGTGCATTGATCAGGCGTGCACCGGGAACCAATGTAAATGTACATGGAGACGTATTACCAATCACACGCACACTTTGGATTCTGCGCGCAGAACCGGGAACGAGCGGATTTCTAGACCAATAGATTAATACCAGATCCGGCTGTGGAACAGCATTGACACGAGCCATCTAATCATCTCTTTTCTATTAAAGGTTCTTAATAGTAGATGATAAGGTGAGGAAAAGGTGTTAGACGGAAGACATGCTATTTAATAAACAGACGGATACAACGATGAACTCCATGATGAGATACAGTTTTCCCAGTTCGTCGATGGTTGCTTATTTATTCGTAGAATGCTGTTTCGATGGCAACTTACCACCGGGAGTTCCCTTGCCGTTGATTTTATAGGTCAGGGAGGACATACTGGACATGGAAAGTGTAGCCGTCTAAACTAGATAGACCAGACACAATAAGAAGGGATGCGCCGATCCACACATGTTGCAGAAATTCGGGTTTACACAATATGAAAGTCAGGTATATGAGGCTATATTTGCGCAGGATGAACCACTTGATGCCACATCCATTGTTAATCACTCCAACGTTCCCAAAGCCAAGATCTATGAAGTGCTCAACCGGCTGATCGACAAGGGAACGGTGCTGACAACGATGGATGGGAAGAAAAAACTATATATGGCAGTGGATCTTCAGTCCATTATTCATAAGATCAAGGCTGATTTTGAGAAAGATATTGAGGAATTGAAGAGTTACAAAATCAAACGTACCTTCACGGACGAGCATATCTGGACGTTGAAGGATGAGTCATCCATTGCTTCGAATATTGAACAGCTTATCGAGGAAGCAGACTCATCCATTCTTTTTCTGGCCTGGAATGAGCGAATGGAGAAATATCGTGAACTGCTGGAGCAGAAGGAACAACAGGGAGTATATGTTGAAGTGCTTGCTGTTGGGGGTATGGAGACATCCTTAACCCGGAAATACTCGTTGATTCCATTACTTGATGCGCCGGAACCTTCACAGCTGCTCATTGTAGATCATGCCTATTTGTTGTTTGCTGGTGTGGAACACGATTCATGGAGAGCCATCAAAACGATGTCCAAACCGATTGTCAAAGCCATGACCGATTATTTCTATCATGATGTTGCGCTTACTCAAATTACGAAAAAATACGGTGATCAATTGTTACAAGATGCTGAAATCGAGCGACTGTTAACCAGGTTGATCTATTAAAACTATTCTCTCGGAGGATAGTTTTTTTGTTATATCTACGTATGAAAACGATCATGAAAATAACTATTGAAACTTTCAGTTTTATAGGTTACTATCGTAGTTGTAACTTTTGAGGAGGATTCAACATGAATAAGAAAGTATACGTGCTTGCTATTGCAGCATTTGTGGTCGGAACCGTTGAATTGATTTTGGGCGGCATTCTGGACCTAATTGCTACAGATCTTCATCTTTCACTGGCGAAAGCCGGGTATTTAATTTCTATTTTCTCACTGGTCTATGCATTGTCTGCACCGATCTTATTAAATATGACGGCCAGATTTGAACGTAAAAAAGTATATATGTGTACGTTGTTTGTATTTCTGATCAGTAATCTAATCTCTGCATTCAGTACCAGTTTTTATATGCTGATGGCGGGTAGAGCACTCGGAGCCGCAACGGGTTCACTTATATTTGTACTCTCCCTGACACTTGCAGCGCGCATTGTGGAACCACAGTATAAAGGACGCGCCGTGGGGATCATAACCATGGGAGGCAGCGCATCACTTATCCTTGGTGTACCACTTGGTATCTTTGTAGGCAACATGGCAGGCTGGCGTGAGGTGTTTATATTGATTGCTGTTCTGACCGCAGTGGTTATGGTAGCGATCTGGATTGCAATGGACCGTGTGCAGCCGATTCCTGCTGTATCCCTGAAGAAACAGCTTACGGCGCTGTGGAATCCGAAAATGTTGGCAATCCATGCTACGACTTTGCTGGTACTCGCCGGTCACTTGACTTTATATGCGTATTTCACGCCATTTCTGCAAGAAACGCTGGGAGCCAGCGCGACGATGGTTACCTTTATCTATATGATGTTTGGTATCGCCGCTGTGGCAGGGGGAGGCATCGGAGGCATGTTATCTGATCGTCTGCATCCTGCTAAAGCGATTGTCATTGTGCTGATTCCCTTTATCGTGAGTATGGCTGTCATTCCGTTCAGCGTAGGATTGCCTTTGATCGCCTTCTTGCTGCTGTTAAGCATCTGGAGTGCACTGAGCTGGACCGTTACGCCCGTTCAGAATAGTCTCATTATCAAAACTTCACCGGAGACAGCAGAAACGCTAATCAGCACTAATTCAGGTATTGCACATGCAGGTATTGCACTGGGGACCTATATCGGTGGTATAGTTATCGATCATTCATCGATTCTGAACACCGGATGGGTTGGTTCTGTTCTGATTTTGCTTGGTTTGGTGTCTGCCATCTATGCCATTAGCGTTAAGGAAAAAACCGTTCAGGCGGTTGCTTAGAATAAAATACGTAAGCATAGTCTAACCCGCTACATTCCCATAGTTTATGGGAATGTAGCGTTTTTTTATTTTATCGATGGAAAAGATCGTTCTTCCATGAAAGCAACAAATTAGTGTCTTTTGTTTACCTGACTAAGGCGATTACTGATGCACTTTGGGGCTTTCATATCGGAATAAAATATTCTTTAATCAACGTCCTTGGCTGTCGCAAAATATCGTGAACTAATTAACCTGTATTTTCGTTTTAGGATTAGAAGGCAGAAAAATACAGCAAATTAACTACGTTTATCGTACAATAATATTTGCTACATAAAATATACGAACTAGGAGAGTGTACTTTGAAAAAGAAATTTTATTTAATACTTGTCCTTATCTGCTCAGTATTTATCTTAGGAGGATGTAATGACATCGATTTAACCAAAGAAAAAGATATAATACTTAAATTAATTGAATCTGATCAATGGTCTGAAGCCAAAATGAATTTAGAAAAAGAGGAGTTTAAAAGCATAGAGGACTATCAGGCGTTATATTCTTATGTTGATGCAAGAAATGACTACATTAATAATGAAAATGGAAACATATCATATGAACCAATTATATCAAAATTAAGAAGTATAGATTTAGATACATACAATGGCGTTTTGAAAGCAGAGATCGAGGGTTTTAAAGATGAGTTAATAGAGGAGAGAGATAAGTTTTATAAGGATTTTTATGCTAAACAAAGTAAAGAAGAAAAAGAGAGTAGAGAAGAAACAATAAAAACACATAAACAAGAAGATAAAATAGTTGCTAAAGAAATCAAAAAAAAAGTGTCTAACCTTATAAAAAATAGAGATTATGAAAGTGTACTAGATCTGATTATTCTTCATACTCATCTTGACAAAGATATTTATAATCTATACATCTTTGCTTCAGCACAATTGGAAAGAGAAAAAGGTGATGAGCAATCGATGATTGATTATTTAGAATTGATTCCTATGGCGTATGAAGGAGAGTATGCTAGTCTAATTTCAGATTATAAATTATCGATTCAACCTAAAGATAAATGGCTTGCAGCTGAAAGATACATAAGTGAAATTCGCGAAAAACCTATAGAAGAAAAAGAAAGAATTATGGTTTATTTACCCGCCATTGGCATGACTGCAGCTGAAATGAGAATCTCAAGTTGGGGAACCCCAAAGAAAATCAACAAAACCACGTATGAGTTTGGTATACATGAACAATGGGTGTACTCTGATTATCGTTATGTTTATCTTGAGGACGGAATAGTAACAGCAATTCAAGAGTAATTAAAATTACTTGAAAATTTTTTTTAATGTCGAAAAACATGTGAATAAGAGCATGGCTTCATTAAAAGTCGCTAAACTGTAGCGGCTTTTTCTCGTTGTATCCTATTCGAGTAGTGATGATATAGGTAAATAAAGTTCAAGTGTTTTCTGCTATCTAATCATGTGTAATTAATCTACTTTCATGTGCAGCAACACTTGCTTTATCCAACGTAATCTATATAATTAAAATAGTTTTAAAAAGTATTGTCTAATGTCAACATACACGATGTGTACCAAGGGAGCGGTGATCATGACTACGAAGACGGAAAAACAAAAAATGTTGGATGGCGAGCTGTACATGGCTTCGGATCTCGAATTGTCTGAGGACAGGGAGTATGCAAGAAGAATGACACGGACGTTCAATCAAACGACGGAAACAGACGGGGAGCTTCGCACCAAGTTATTGAAGGAATTGTTGGGATCTACAGGTGAACACCTGAGTATGGAACCTAATATTCATGTGGATTATGGATATAACATTCATGTAGGCAATCATTTTTATGCCAATTTTAACTGTACGATATTAGATGTGTGTGAAGTTCGTATTGGAGACCACTGCTTAATGGGGCCGGATGTACATATCTATACGGCTACTCATCCACTCCATCCGCATGA from Paenibacillus sp. FSL R5-0341 harbors:
- a CDS encoding MFS transporter codes for the protein MNKKVYVLAIAAFVVGTVELILGGILDLIATDLHLSLAKAGYLISIFSLVYALSAPILLNMTARFERKKVYMCTLFVFLISNLISAFSTSFYMLMAGRALGAATGSLIFVLSLTLAARIVEPQYKGRAVGIITMGGSASLILGVPLGIFVGNMAGWREVFILIAVLTAVVMVAIWIAMDRVQPIPAVSLKKQLTALWNPKMLAIHATTLLVLAGHLTLYAYFTPFLQETLGASATMVTFIYMMFGIAAVAGGGIGGMLSDRLHPAKAIVIVLIPFIVSMAVIPFSVGLPLIAFLLLLSIWSALSWTVTPVQNSLIIKTSPETAETLISTNSGIAHAGIALGTYIGGIVIDHSSILNTGWVGSVLILLGLVSAIYAISVKEKTVQAVA
- a CDS encoding sugar O-acetyltransferase translates to MTTKTEKQKMLDGELYMASDLELSEDREYARRMTRTFNQTTETDGELRTKLLKELLGSTGEHLSMEPNIHVDYGYNIHVGNHFYANFNCTILDVCEVRIGDHCLMGPDVHIYTATHPLHPHERNTGAEYGKPVTIGNNVWIGGRAVINPGVTIGDNVVIASGSVVTKDVPDNMIVGGNPARIIREIEL